One part of the Candidatus Zymogenaceae bacterium genome encodes these proteins:
- a CDS encoding helix-turn-helix domain-containing protein, whose product MNDGEFIRLMRQKKGLTQEELGELLGVKKSAISRWESGERRITLENIRNISQILNFPLGVFLEQNENYRPVDSHIPSDEEDVYDVIQEETGDFSSDGIRIILPDIDDPELVQVFEGFKDLNKLTKDDLEDIKDILKLAQRIIEKRSHKT is encoded by the coding sequence ATGAATGACGGGGAATTCATCCGCCTGATGCGCCAGAAAAAGGGCCTCACCCAGGAAGAACTGGGCGAGCTTTTGGGGGTGAAAAAATCTGCCATCAGTCGGTGGGAAAGCGGCGAACGCAGGATTACTTTGGAAAATATTCGAAATATCTCGCAGATACTGAATTTCCCCTTGGGTGTTTTTCTGGAGCAAAATGAAAACTATCGGCCCGTTGATTCACACATACCATCCGACGAGGAGGATGTATATGATGTGATACAAGAGGAGACCGGAGATTTCTCTTCCGACGGCATACGAATCATTTTACCGGATATTGATGATCCCGAGCTGGTCCAGGTGTTTGAGGGTTTCAAGGATCTAAACAAACTTACGAAGGACGACCTGGAAGATATCAAGGATATCCTCAAGCTCGCACAACGAATCATCGAAAAGCGTTCTCATAAAACATGA
- a CDS encoding GNAT family N-acetyltransferase: protein MNDITDGSKFSIRPADERDVGVLTNIIRRSFAPVAIRFEITRRTCPTHPSFCTDRWIEEDMADGDSYLMLVRDEIPTGCVGVKRGKEAGICYLTRLAVMPNAQHRGGGSALIQQALDEAKQRGAKTAQVGIIADDTRLEAWYRRRGFVVSSHARFMHLPFRVTFLTRNLDSSIIENDSLEF, encoded by the coding sequence ATGAACGACATCACGGATGGATCCAAATTTTCCATACGCCCTGCGGATGAACGGGATGTTGGGGTGCTCACGAATATCATCCGCCGGTCATTCGCCCCGGTGGCGATACGATTCGAGATCACCCGCCGAACCTGCCCCACACACCCGTCCTTCTGCACAGACCGCTGGATAGAAGAAGACATGGCCGACGGGGACAGCTATTTAATGCTTGTTCGGGACGAAATCCCCACAGGCTGCGTGGGTGTAAAACGGGGAAAGGAGGCGGGCATCTGCTACCTGACCCGGCTTGCGGTCATGCCGAACGCGCAGCATCGCGGCGGGGGGAGCGCACTCATCCAACAAGCCCTGGATGAGGCGAAACAGCGAGGGGCGAAAACGGCTCAGGTCGGCATCATCGCCGACGACACACGTCTGGAGGCCTGGTATCGGCGGCGGGGATTCGTCGTCTCATCACACGCCCGATTCATGCACCTCCCCTTCCGTGTCACGTTTCTGACACGAAACCTGGACTCCTCGATCATCGAAAACGACTCCTTAGAATTCTGA
- a CDS encoding DUF401 family protein: MGILKFSLIALVLILLIRRKFDLGLSLAFSALLLSVLYWTNPVDIALIFGRTVISPMAVLILIAVMMIINLSELMKRAGRIKTMVSSLRTMLGDPRGVVTLVPAMIGLLPIIGGAMISAPMVEEASDELKLNASRKTFLNYWFRHLWEYIFPTYPGVIFSAAILGITFTDVAVANMPLSFAAIAGGLYFGLKGIKYKKTDGDGKVTRKLATDFIASAMPLIVVISAVLIFKTESIIPSLLILVTSLLIVFFFSALLYRIGIAEVWEIIKTNFSWKFVTLVMGILIFKEVLEVTDAVTEIAMDMNRLGIPTLLVLMVLPFVIGISTGMTMAYVGITFPILMPFFDAAEFPMVAFMLAYAGGYAGVLLSPVHLCLVLTTEYFHADLGAVYREIIKPVAAMLLVAVAAYLVLNVFF, encoded by the coding sequence ATGGGCATCCTGAAATTTTCACTCATCGCCCTGGTGTTGATTCTTCTCATCAGGCGAAAATTCGACCTGGGTCTGTCGCTTGCCTTTTCGGCGCTTTTACTTTCCGTGCTCTACTGGACGAATCCGGTAGATATCGCCCTCATCTTCGGAAGGACCGTGATCAGTCCCATGGCGGTTCTGATCCTGATCGCCGTGATGATGATCATCAATCTGAGCGAGTTGATGAAGCGGGCGGGCAGAATCAAGACGATGGTGTCGTCACTTCGCACCATGCTGGGGGATCCCAGGGGCGTGGTAACGCTGGTGCCGGCCATGATCGGCCTGTTGCCGATTATCGGCGGTGCGATGATCTCCGCGCCGATGGTAGAGGAGGCATCGGACGAGCTTAAATTAAACGCGTCCAGGAAGACATTTCTCAATTACTGGTTCCGACACCTCTGGGAGTATATTTTCCCCACGTATCCCGGCGTCATCTTTTCCGCCGCCATCCTTGGCATCACTTTCACCGATGTGGCGGTGGCGAACATGCCGCTCTCATTCGCGGCCATCGCCGGAGGACTCTATTTCGGTCTGAAAGGGATAAAATATAAAAAAACCGACGGCGACGGAAAAGTCACCCGGAAGCTTGCGACAGACTTCATTGCGAGCGCCATGCCGCTGATTGTCGTCATATCGGCGGTATTGATCTTCAAAACGGAGTCGATCATCCCGTCCCTCCTGATACTGGTGACGAGCCTTTTGATCGTCTTCTTCTTTTCGGCCCTGCTCTATCGAATCGGCATCGCCGAAGTCTGGGAGATCATTAAGACCAATTTCTCGTGGAAATTTGTAACCCTCGTGATGGGGATATTGATTTTCAAGGAGGTCCTGGAGGTCACCGACGCCGTTACGGAAATCGCGATGGACATGAATCGGCTGGGGATTCCGACATTGCTGGTGTTGATGGTTCTCCCCTTCGTCATCGGCATTTCCACGGGCATGACCATGGCGTATGTCGGCATTACCTTTCCCATCCTCATGCCGTTTTTCGATGCGGCAGAGTTCCCGATGGTGGCATTCATGTTGGCGTATGCGGGAGGATATGCGGGTGTGCTGCTGTCCCCGGTGCACCTCTGCCTGGTGCTGACGACGGAATACTTCCATGCCGATCTCGGCGCCGTCTACCGCGAGATCATCAAGCCGGTGGCGGCGATGCTGCTTGTGGCGGTGGCTGCATATCTTGTGCTCAACGTTTTTTTCTAA
- a CDS encoding terminase family protein: MIQRRILKIYKPHPGQQVLHASRARFRVAACGRRWGKTVASTAEIVKHAWEEPGSLSFWVAPVYRQSSIAFDLVRNGLSGDVVKTISRENRRIVLANGSIIEFRSAHLADTLRGFGVDFLVVDETAFLPRGLWEEVLRPTLADRHGRALLVGTPKGKNWFYGLFARGRDNKEENWASFCFPTESNPNISKDEIEEAQRTLPDRVFRQEYQARFVEDGAGVFSHVHDAVRANLADPSPGRRYIGGLDVARLQDYTVLVILDDEGALVYFDRFRRTSWGVMKSRVAGAVKKYHNAIVWMDSTGVGDPIFEDLRRMDLTVRGVTFSARNKEAIIEHLALGLEGGHITLAPIPELIDELMLFEGSITTGGGVRYGAPPGGHDDCVIALGLAWWGMRGGRISGADFEHIGF; this comes from the coding sequence ATGATACAACGAAGGATCCTGAAGATATATAAGCCCCATCCGGGCCAGCAGGTGCTTCATGCGTCCCGGGCGCGGTTTCGGGTGGCGGCCTGCGGCAGACGCTGGGGCAAAACCGTCGCCTCCACCGCGGAGATTGTTAAACACGCCTGGGAGGAGCCGGGGTCACTTTCCTTCTGGGTGGCGCCGGTGTATCGGCAGAGTTCCATCGCGTTCGACTTGGTGAGGAACGGTCTCTCCGGTGACGTTGTGAAGACAATCAGTAGGGAAAATCGCCGGATCGTCCTGGCGAACGGCTCGATTATCGAGTTCAGGAGCGCACATCTCGCCGACACATTGAGGGGTTTCGGCGTAGATTTCCTGGTCGTGGATGAGACCGCCTTTCTTCCCCGAGGGCTCTGGGAGGAGGTGCTGCGTCCCACTTTGGCCGATCGGCACGGAAGGGCGCTGTTGGTGGGAACTCCCAAGGGCAAAAACTGGTTTTACGGCCTTTTCGCCCGGGGGCGGGACAACAAAGAAGAAAACTGGGCGTCGTTTTGTTTTCCCACCGAGAGCAACCCGAACATCTCGAAAGACGAGATCGAAGAAGCCCAGAGGACGCTTCCCGACCGGGTGTTTCGCCAGGAATACCAGGCTCGGTTTGTGGAAGACGGCGCCGGGGTGTTTTCACACGTGCATGACGCCGTGCGGGCCAATCTCGCCGATCCATCACCCGGGAGAAGATACATCGGCGGTCTGGATGTGGCCCGCCTGCAGGATTACACGGTGCTGGTGATATTGGACGATGAGGGAGCCCTCGTCTATTTTGATCGCTTCAGGAGGACGAGCTGGGGCGTGATGAAGAGCCGGGTGGCGGGGGCGGTGAAAAAATATCACAACGCGATCGTGTGGATGGACTCCACCGGCGTCGGCGACCCGATCTTCGAGGATCTGAGGAGAATGGACCTGACCGTGAGGGGGGTTACCTTTTCGGCCAGGAACAAGGAGGCGATCATCGAGCACCTGGCGCTGGGTCTGGAGGGGGGACACATCACGCTCGCGCCGATCCCGGAATTGATCGATGAGCTCATGCTTTTTGAGGGAAGCATTACCACAGGCGGGGGTGTGCGCTATGGGGCGCCCCCCGGCGGCCATGATGACTGCGTGATCGCCCTGGGACTCGCGTGGTGGGGGATGCGGGGCGGGCGGATTTCCGGGGCGGATTTTGAACATATCGGATTCTGA
- a CDS encoding LCP family protein: MKKITPHIHRAMLLIIALSIILVTPLEARAGSWFEDWKDTIIYYHDLLEKLIFLPELPPVREKVDILVLGLDGRRGQTHRRADAIHCFTLYPYEGRIVITSIPRGTMSEKIAEGKEIIAETYSVGGRELTIESVEEYLDLVVDYYVIVGFSEAEALFEKLGYDGEKTLQVLRSRKAYGIGDPQRSHNQALFMANEIMRNYPHFKEYPTLGRALLFVASEIVETDMPFEVMVQISDLYLENGITEMKLKMKPADYESLVTDVVITPDTIDTVLKEQKKRLEECEEAMKDIEESEESDEPPMSQYLAGIIGYYTRYLGKDDRTIISKNLTKYEQHLWYQVNSDQLSERLHFEFMELLYQAYFNLGEYDNARAIAQSFMNERSLDLINTEYKERVGEMITACEEKLYAGSTTP; encoded by the coding sequence ATGAAAAAAATCACGCCACATATCCACAGGGCGATGTTACTTATCATCGCCCTGTCCATCATTCTGGTCACACCACTCGAGGCCCGGGCGGGGAGTTGGTTCGAGGACTGGAAGGATACGATTATCTACTATCACGACCTGTTGGAAAAACTTATCTTTCTCCCCGAGCTTCCCCCGGTCCGGGAAAAAGTTGATATCCTTGTGCTGGGCCTTGACGGCCGCAGGGGCCAAACCCACAGGCGGGCCGACGCCATCCATTGCTTTACGCTGTATCCCTATGAAGGGCGTATCGTCATCACCTCGATACCCCGGGGTACCATGAGCGAAAAGATCGCCGAGGGAAAGGAGATAATCGCCGAAACCTATTCCGTGGGCGGAAGGGAATTGACCATAGAATCCGTTGAGGAATATCTGGATCTCGTGGTCGATTATTACGTCATCGTCGGTTTTTCCGAGGCGGAGGCCCTGTTTGAAAAGCTCGGATATGACGGCGAAAAGACACTGCAGGTGCTTCGTTCCCGGAAGGCATACGGCATCGGCGATCCCCAACGGTCACACAACCAGGCATTGTTCATGGCCAACGAGATTATGCGCAACTATCCCCACTTCAAGGAATATCCCACCTTGGGTCGGGCGCTCTTGTTCGTCGCCAGTGAAATCGTCGAGACGGACATGCCGTTCGAGGTGATGGTACAGATATCGGATCTCTATCTGGAAAACGGCATTACCGAAATGAAGTTGAAGATGAAGCCCGCCGACTACGAGAGCCTTGTCACGGACGTCGTCATTACACCGGACACGATCGATACTGTGCTCAAGGAACAGAAAAAGCGGCTTGAGGAGTGCGAGGAGGCCATGAAGGATATCGAGGAGAGTGAGGAGAGCGATGAGCCGCCCATGTCCCAGTATCTGGCGGGTATTATCGGGTATTACACGCGATATCTGGGGAAAGACGATCGGACGATTATCTCAAAAAACCTCACAAAATATGAGCAACACCTGTGGTATCAGGTGAATAGCGATCAGCTCTCGGAACGACTCCACTTCGAGTTCATGGAGCTGTTATATCAGGCATATTTTAACCTGGGAGAATATGACAACGCCCGGGCCATTGCCCAGTCTTTTATGAACGAACGGTCGCTGGACCTCATAAACACCGAATACAAGGAACGTGTGGGCGAGATGATCACCGCCTGTGAGGAGAAACTGTATGCTGGTTCGACGACACCATAG
- a CDS encoding DUF427 domain-containing protein, with translation MKAIWNDTLLAESDKTIVVEGIHYFPPDSINRQYLKESDRRTTCLWKGEAYYYTIEAGGGMHEDGAWYYPDPKQEARPIKDYVAFSGDVGIVK, from the coding sequence GTGAAAGCGATATGGAACGATACACTGCTCGCAGAGAGCGATAAAACGATAGTGGTAGAGGGCATTCACTATTTCCCTCCCGATTCCATCAACCGGCAATACCTTAAAGAGAGCGACAGGCGCACGACCTGTCTCTGGAAGGGAGAAGCGTACTATTACACCATAGAGGCGGGCGGCGGAATGCATGAGGACGGGGCCTGGTACTATCCCGATCCGAAACAGGAGGCGAGGCCTATTAAAGATTACGTTGCCTTCTCTGGGGATGTGGGGATTGTCAAGTAG
- the gltX gene encoding glutamate--tRNA ligase: protein METVRVRFAPSPTGHLHIGGARTSLFNWLYARRMGGTFILRIEDTDRERSRDEYTEAILDSLTWLGMDWDEGPFYQSQRDDCYQEAIGRLLSEKKAYRCYCTPEELEEKRDAAMKRGEKPKYDGTCRGKDLPHREEPYVVRFHSPESGVTEFTDLIKGKIIFENRELDDLIIRRSDGSPTYNFTVVVDDTDMNITHVIRGDDHINNTPRQILIFQALGYTVPAFAHVPMIFGSDHKKLSKRHGALSTTEYRQMGYLPEALVNYLVRLGWSHGDQEIFSIEELKEAFTVEDVGKSAGVFNPEKLEWLNGHYIRQADPTRIARDIVPILSDRGYEGLDAAWLARAVETLQERAKTLVEMADMGDFYFTDGVTYDEKGADKFLKASVTAPLQEIKGELSALSDWSAANIESAFNRVLERFDLKLGKIAQPLRVALTGTTVSPGIYEIIDVLGRKRVTERIDRALEYISSKGEA, encoded by the coding sequence ATGGAAACAGTACGTGTCAGATTCGCCCCCAGCCCGACGGGACACCTGCATATAGGCGGCGCCCGCACATCTCTTTTCAACTGGCTCTACGCCCGCCGTATGGGGGGGACGTTCATCTTGCGCATTGAGGATACGGACAGAGAGCGCTCCCGGGATGAATATACCGAGGCGATTCTGGACAGCCTCACCTGGCTCGGGATGGACTGGGATGAAGGACCTTTTTACCAAAGTCAGAGGGACGATTGCTACCAAGAGGCGATAGGCAGGCTGCTTTCCGAAAAAAAGGCGTATCGATGCTACTGCACCCCCGAGGAGCTGGAGGAAAAAAGGGATGCGGCGATGAAGCGGGGAGAAAAGCCGAAATACGACGGCACCTGCCGGGGGAAGGACCTCCCCCATCGGGAGGAGCCCTACGTGGTGCGGTTTCACTCGCCGGAAAGCGGCGTCACCGAGTTCACGGACCTGATTAAGGGGAAGATCATCTTCGAAAACCGCGAGCTTGACGACCTCATCATCAGGAGATCCGACGGCTCTCCCACCTATAACTTCACCGTCGTGGTGGACGACACCGACATGAACATCACCCATGTCATTCGGGGAGACGACCACATCAACAATACCCCCCGACAGATACTCATATTCCAGGCCCTGGGATACACCGTTCCCGCCTTCGCCCATGTACCGATGATCTTCGGCTCTGATCACAAAAAACTCTCTAAGCGTCACGGCGCACTTTCCACCACGGAATATCGACAGATGGGCTACCTCCCGGAGGCCCTGGTGAATTACCTGGTTCGGCTGGGTTGGAGCCACGGCGATCAGGAGATTTTCAGCATCGAGGAGTTGAAAGAGGCATTCACCGTGGAGGACGTGGGAAAATCAGCGGGCGTCTTCAACCCGGAAAAGCTGGAGTGGCTCAACGGCCATTACATCCGCCAGGCGGATCCGACCCGTATCGCCCGTGATATCGTCCCGATCCTCTCCGACCGGGGATACGAGGGGCTCGATGCCGCGTGGCTCGCCCGGGCCGTCGAAACCCTCCAGGAGCGGGCGAAAACCCTGGTCGAGATGGCGGACATGGGGGATTTTTACTTTACGGACGGGGTCACCTACGACGAAAAGGGCGCGGACAAATTCCTGAAGGCGTCTGTCACCGCACCTCTGCAGGAGATCAAGGGCGAGCTTTCGGCCCTTTCAGACTGGAGCGCCGCGAATATTGAATCGGCGTTCAATCGTGTGCTGGAGCGCTTTGATCTGAAGCTGGGAAAGATCGCCCAACCGCTCAGGGTGGCCCTCACCGGCACCACCGTCAGCCCCGGGATATACGAGATCATCGATGTCCTGGGAAGGAAACGGGTGACCGAACGGATCGATCGGGCGCTTGAATATATCTCATCGAAGGGCGAAGCGTAA
- a CDS encoding WG repeat-containing protein: MKWTHILSVFLALFLVLSIIGCARNEQPAAGGGDESGGSVDGTSLDKVVAVIYAIEPQFEDAGPFSEGLAPIFSTEAGELWGYIDTTGTVVIEPKFDAEGLFGEGLAPVRVDRQWGYINAAGEMVIEPMYATAWTFADGLAPVGGGVMWGYIDTEGDVAISPTYTDAFRFSEGMAAVRMAEGITKKWVFINTDGSVAIDGDFTFIDSFSDGLAAVYVEDRWGYINQTGDFVIKPTFEDAYSFTEGLAQVYQDGGYVFIDNKANVVIKSEDVPFDNAGLFREGLSPIQVGELWGYMNTSGDVIIEPQFEEAYSFSDGLGLIKLEGRYGYIQNPLKSSGGD; encoded by the coding sequence ATGAAGTGGACGCATATACTGTCCGTTTTCCTGGCGCTTTTCCTGGTCCTGTCTATTATCGGGTGCGCCCGGAACGAGCAACCCGCCGCCGGTGGTGGGGATGAGTCCGGAGGCTCGGTTGACGGGACGTCCCTGGATAAGGTCGTAGCGGTTATATACGCCATCGAGCCTCAGTTCGAGGATGCCGGCCCATTTTCCGAGGGTCTCGCCCCGATATTCAGCACGGAGGCGGGGGAATTATGGGGTTATATTGACACCACGGGAACCGTAGTAATCGAGCCGAAATTCGACGCTGAGGGTCTGTTTGGCGAGGGTCTGGCGCCTGTGAGGGTTGATCGTCAATGGGGATATATCAACGCAGCCGGTGAAATGGTTATCGAACCGATGTACGCCACCGCATGGACCTTTGCCGACGGATTGGCGCCGGTGGGGGGCGGTGTGATGTGGGGGTATATCGATACCGAGGGCGATGTCGCCATCTCTCCGACATACACCGACGCGTTTCGATTTTCGGAAGGTATGGCGGCGGTGAGAATGGCCGAGGGGATTACCAAGAAATGGGTGTTTATCAACACCGACGGAAGCGTGGCGATCGACGGCGATTTTACCTTTATCGATAGCTTTTCAGATGGGTTGGCGGCCGTGTACGTTGAAGATCGATGGGGATACATCAATCAAACCGGCGATTTCGTTATCAAGCCGACGTTTGAGGACGCATACAGTTTTACCGAGGGACTGGCCCAGGTCTATCAAGACGGCGGGTATGTTTTTATCGACAATAAAGCCAACGTGGTTATCAAGTCCGAGGATGTCCCATTCGATAACGCGGGCCTTTTTCGCGAGGGACTCTCACCCATCCAGGTGGGAGAACTCTGGGGATACATGAACACTTCGGGTGATGTCATCATCGAGCCGCAGTTTGAGGAGGCATATTCCTTCAGCGACGGCCTGGGTCTGATAAAACTTGAAGGACGCTACGGATACATCCAGAATCCCCTGAAGTCTTCCGGTGGTGATTAA
- a CDS encoding CoA-binding protein, with protein MQSFFRPESVAVVGATANSVKGGYHIFNNLKTYYGGRVYPVNPNYDEIGGHTCYRSVSDLPEAVELVILFIPAGLVPSTVTECAELGIRRIQIQAAGFAEVGADGEALAQKVLAIAKKHDIRVWGPNCTGSVSARDFFFAPFMPAPDLNEKLIPGPVSVIAQSGMLAGGFLVQMLDGEYFGIDKVAAIGNKMDIDEVDILKFLAEEDDTRVILMYLESISRGREFMEIARKLSGKKHLVLLKAGRTEQSRAAALSHTGSLAGNEPLVAGALAQSGVIRVCDFMEMIHVGQALATLPVPAGGRRVAVITVTGGGGIVSTDLLSDWDLEVPDLAPETISALQEIFPPWMPPKNPVDLWPTMEIRGINEAFELVVPVVMRDPNIDAVLLLPFASPFVQTQKVDIFTRAMKETKKPIVSWVFGFPSLFETFEGTMRAAGIPVFRQLSQAAKVLASLRTPGVT; from the coding sequence ATGCAGAGTTTCTTTCGACCCGAGAGCGTGGCGGTGGTTGGTGCGACGGCGAATTCGGTTAAGGGCGGCTATCACATTTTCAATAACCTGAAAACCTACTACGGCGGCCGGGTCTATCCGGTCAATCCGAACTATGATGAAATAGGCGGGCATACCTGCTACCGGTCGGTATCGGACCTTCCGGAGGCGGTGGAGCTGGTGATACTCTTCATCCCGGCGGGTCTCGTTCCGTCGACGGTGACGGAATGCGCTGAACTGGGCATACGGAGAATACAGATTCAGGCCGCCGGCTTCGCGGAAGTAGGGGCGGACGGCGAAGCGCTGGCCCAAAAAGTCCTCGCAATCGCGAAGAAACACGACATCCGGGTGTGGGGCCCCAATTGCACCGGTTCCGTCAGCGCCCGGGATTTCTTTTTCGCCCCCTTCATGCCGGCACCGGATCTCAACGAAAAGCTCATCCCCGGCCCTGTGAGCGTCATCGCTCAGAGCGGCATGCTGGCAGGCGGATTCCTCGTCCAGATGCTTGACGGAGAGTACTTCGGCATCGACAAGGTGGCGGCCATCGGGAACAAGATGGATATCGACGAGGTCGATATCCTGAAGTTCCTGGCCGAAGAGGACGACACGAGGGTGATTCTCATGTACCTGGAATCAATCTCCCGGGGAAGGGAGTTCATGGAGATCGCCAGAAAGCTCTCCGGGAAGAAGCATCTGGTGCTCCTCAAGGCGGGCCGCACCGAACAATCTCGGGCGGCGGCGCTTTCCCATACCGGGTCACTGGCGGGGAATGAGCCGCTGGTAGCCGGCGCCCTCGCCCAATCGGGGGTGATTCGTGTGTGTGATTTCATGGAGATGATACACGTGGGTCAGGCCCTGGCCACCCTTCCGGTTCCCGCCGGCGGGCGGCGGGTGGCGGTGATCACCGTGACCGGCGGCGGCGGAATCGTATCGACCGACCTTTTGAGCGACTGGGACCTTGAAGTGCCGGATCTGGCTCCGGAAACTATATCGGCCCTCCAGGAGATATTTCCCCCCTGGATGCCTCCGAAGAACCCGGTGGATCTGTGGCCCACAATGGAGATTCGGGGCATCAATGAGGCCTTCGAGCTGGTGGTCCCGGTGGTGATGCGGGACCCGAACATCGATGCGGTACTCCTGCTTCCCTTCGCATCTCCCTTCGTTCAAACCCAGAAAGTGGATATCTTCACCCGGGCCATGAAGGAGACAAAAAAGCCGATCGTCTCCTGGGTGTTCGGCTTCCCGTCCCTGTTTGAAACATTCGAGGGGACCATGCGGGCCGCGGGTATCCCGGTCTTTCGGCAGCTTTCCCAGGCGGCGAAGGTGTTGGCGTCCCTTCGCACACCGGGTGTTACGTGA
- a CDS encoding universal stress protein encodes MIDYKKILVAVDGSSCSSRAATTAVGIAKRFDAELHTLFVVSELVVDALRSTGKGDVKEFQESIKRDGRKYFYDIKDQAKEAGVSMVEVIKDGFPSDEIVTYAKKKKIDLIVMGTHGRPKDGGRTRGLIGSVANRVIHLAECPVLVVQ; translated from the coding sequence ATGATCGATTACAAGAAGATTCTGGTAGCGGTGGATGGATCGAGCTGTTCCAGTCGGGCGGCGACTACCGCGGTGGGAATCGCCAAGCGATTCGACGCAGAGCTGCATACGCTGTTCGTGGTGTCCGAGCTGGTGGTGGACGCTCTGCGTAGCACCGGAAAGGGCGATGTGAAGGAATTCCAGGAGAGCATCAAGCGGGACGGCAGAAAGTATTTCTATGACATCAAAGACCAGGCGAAAGAGGCCGGCGTCAGCATGGTTGAGGTTATTAAGGATGGATTCCCCTCGGATGAAATCGTCACGTATGCGAAGAAGAAAAAGATCGATCTAATCGTCATGGGGACCCACGGCAGGCCAAAGGACGGCGGCAGGACCAGGGGCCTGATCGGCAGTGTGGCAAACAGGGTCATTCACCTGGCCGAGTGCCCCGTGTTGGTGGTCCAGTGA
- a CDS encoding SpoIID/LytB domain-containing protein: MISRAHCRRFRMLATVVCVLLFLPVPRVRADEILLTVHILEKHVCDRFTLSSAEGLNITTGSTVTPSSGSVTISSTSEGLILTMDDRTTIIPSGRAIFTPLAPEMPITVFIKESSLTRSYRGDITVTCNEAGPIIINRVSLSDYLASVVAGEMGGIDEEALMAQAIISRTWVLTHMKSHETADLCDLTHCQSYSGADEETPAAVRAIKKTEGLIVTYGGEPATVFYHACAGGMTTSPKYVWGGPDIPYLVPVSEVYRGRDLSAGSPHRSWEWRVDQDELLDMLSASFGGAYRSVSISERDPSNRAMRILLSGDENRTVSGEELRIAVGREYGWGCLKSTLFDLTINGGEYVFSGKGLGHGVGLSQWGAMELARSGFTAEEIVLFYFPNTEIIPLSDFPDPAPGSNR; the protein is encoded by the coding sequence ATGATCAGCAGAGCTCACTGCCGTCGTTTTCGGATGCTCGCGACCGTCGTTTGTGTCCTCCTTTTCCTTCCGGTTCCCCGCGTCCGGGCCGATGAGATACTACTCACCGTCCACATCCTCGAAAAACATGTGTGTGATCGATTCACCCTCTCTTCCGCTGAAGGTCTGAACATAACCACCGGCTCAACCGTCACACCATCATCCGGTTCCGTCACCATCTCTTCAACCTCGGAGGGACTTATCTTGACAATGGATGATAGAACGACCATCATTCCGAGCGGGCGGGCTATATTCACTCCCCTCGCCCCCGAAATGCCCATCACCGTATTCATCAAGGAGTCTTCCCTCACCCGCTCCTACCGGGGGGATATCACCGTTACCTGTAACGAAGCGGGACCGATCATCATCAACAGGGTATCTCTTTCCGACTATCTGGCTTCGGTTGTCGCAGGCGAGATGGGGGGAATTGACGAGGAGGCGTTGATGGCCCAAGCCATTATCTCCCGAACCTGGGTTTTGACCCACATGAAGAGTCACGAAACCGCCGACCTGTGCGACCTGACCCACTGCCAGAGCTACAGCGGGGCGGATGAGGAAACCCCCGCCGCGGTCCGCGCGATAAAGAAGACCGAAGGGCTGATCGTAACATACGGAGGGGAGCCGGCGACGGTATTCTACCACGCCTGTGCCGGTGGTATGACCACCTCCCCGAAATACGTCTGGGGCGGCCCGGATATTCCGTATCTTGTACCCGTTTCGGAAGTCTACCGGGGTCGCGATCTTTCGGCGGGAAGCCCCCATCGATCATGGGAATGGCGAGTGGACCAAGATGAGCTGCTCGACATGCTGTCTGCATCATTCGGGGGTGCATATCGCTCCGTCTCCATTTCCGAGCGGGATCCATCAAACCGGGCGATGAGGATACTTCTATCGGGGGATGAGAACCGCACCGTATCCGGAGAGGAGCTTCGCATCGCAGTGGGAAGGGAATATGGATGGGGTTGCCTTAAAAGCACCCTTTTCGACCTTACGATCAACGGTGGCGAGTATGTCTTTTCCGGCAAGGGATTAGGGCACGGTGTGGGATTGAGCCAGTGGGGGGCGATGGAGCTTGCACGATCCGGCTTTACCGCAGAGGAGATCGTGCTCTTCTACTTTCCGAACACGGAGATCATCCCGCTCTCCGACTTCCCCGATCCGGCGCCGGGGTCAAACCGATGA